The proteins below are encoded in one region of Sedimentibacter sp. zth1:
- a CDS encoding radical SAM protein, producing the protein MYKNKPFRVKSDEEIDSHLEKLKDYYKTPPKRVFLADGNFMCLKIERILSIINKVKLSFPEIERISSYCSANDLINKSSKDLAIIREAGLSMLYIGVESGSDNVLSYVNKGANSSQMIEGCGKAKNTGYILSCMIISGLGGKKYFQEHAIESARVISAINPDYFGLLSLTLDKESDLMKDIEDKRFILLSPKEIVEENIIMLKNLELTNCIFRANHISNHVILKGTLNKDKEILLNKLIKIKNDKNFISNSLKGL; encoded by the coding sequence ATGTACAAAAATAAGCCCTTTAGGGTTAAATCTGATGAAGAAATAGATTCGCACCTTGAAAAATTAAAAGATTATTATAAGACTCCGCCAAAAAGGGTGTTTTTGGCAGATGGAAACTTTATGTGCCTTAAAATAGAAAGAATATTAAGTATAATAAACAAGGTTAAACTAAGTTTTCCTGAAATTGAAAGAATAAGCTCTTATTGTTCTGCAAATGATTTAATAAATAAATCAAGTAAGGATTTAGCAATTATAAGGGAAGCAGGCTTAAGTATGTTATATATAGGTGTTGAGAGCGGTTCTGACAATGTTTTATCTTATGTCAACAAAGGCGCAAACTCATCTCAGATGATTGAAGGTTGTGGAAAAGCAAAAAATACAGGATATATTTTATCGTGTATGATAATTTCAGGACTTGGTGGAAAAAAATACTTTCAAGAACATGCCATAGAGTCAGCAAGAGTAATTTCAGCAATTAATCCTGACTATTTTGGGTTATTAAGCTTAACTCTTGATAAAGAATCCGATTTAATGAAGGATATCGAGGACAAGAGATTTATATTGCTTAGTCCAAAAGAAATTGTTGAAGAAAACATTATAATGCTAAAGAATTTAGAATTAACAAACTGTATTTTTAGAGCAAACCATATATCAAATCATGTAATACTAAAAGGTACTTTAAATAAAGATAAAGAAATATTATTGAATAAACTTATAAAAATTAAAAATGATAAAAACTTTATATCAAATTCATTAAAAGGATTATAA
- a CDS encoding ATP-dependent helicase, with amino-acid sequence MNYFEYLETNKKIKLNPEQKKAVSFNQGNALVLSTAGSGKTTVIVARTGRLIYEKISKKKILTITFSKMAAEDMKSRFSLVFDDSFRSKTYFSTIHSFLYKIILDYFRKKNIKFTLLDSNFKIIGQILKEQYSREYFSTVNDDEIENIVSKISFIKNMMISYDDIDTYGFDVKNLKDICLKYDEFKRKNLLMDFDDILHYGYKLLSKVSYYKDKLINEYDFIQIDEMQDTSKIQHAIIRQISSNNLFMVGDDDQSIYSFRGSFPEYMLNFNNIYKDGKVFYLSNNYRSDGNIVKISKRFIENNTTRYKKPIEAIKECKNEVKIIKATSRAVQCKYIIREIKETTGKSIGILYRNNISSLIIANSLYENNISFYIKDNKTKFFKSFVLYDVLSFINLAINSKDRDAFSRIYYKSYTYFNKNMCNFVLNYDNDKLSVFSILKRCPNLQYYMLDRIENFEYDIRKLEKLPPKDIIKFIKRDLEYLGYLEKLDDDGRNNLSSTLIILEILDEIAGYCRDIQEFKDKINSLQGILTESSKNRNSAITLSSIHSSKGLEYDIVYLIDNIDGEFPPDRRKESVEEYLKSLEEERRIFYVGLTRAKEKLNIIAPYVPSVFVDELTKKKKAK; translated from the coding sequence ATGAATTATTTTGAGTATTTAGAAACAAATAAGAAAATAAAACTTAATCCTGAGCAAAAAAAGGCTGTTAGCTTTAATCAAGGTAATGCATTAGTACTTTCTACAGCAGGCTCTGGAAAAACGACAGTTATAGTTGCCAGAACAGGTAGACTTATATACGAAAAGATTTCAAAAAAGAAAATTTTAACTATAACATTTTCAAAAATGGCGGCTGAAGATATGAAGAGTAGATTCAGCCTTGTTTTTGATGATAGCTTTAGAAGCAAAACATATTTTTCGACTATTCATTCTTTTTTATATAAAATTATATTAGATTATTTCAGAAAGAAAAACATAAAATTTACCTTATTAGATAGTAACTTTAAGATTATTGGGCAAATACTTAAAGAGCAATATTCAAGAGAATATTTTAGTACTGTAAATGATGATGAAATTGAAAATATAGTATCAAAGATAAGTTTTATTAAAAATATGATGATTTCTTATGATGATATTGATACCTATGGCTTTGATGTGAAAAATTTAAAAGATATATGCTTAAAATATGATGAGTTTAAGAGAAAAAATTTATTGATGGATTTTGATGATATATTACATTACGGATATAAGCTTTTATCTAAGGTTAGTTATTATAAAGATAAACTAATCAATGAATATGATTTTATACAAATTGACGAAATGCAAGATACTTCGAAAATTCAACATGCTATTATAAGACAAATTTCAAGTAATAATTTGTTTATGGTTGGAGATGATGACCAATCAATATATTCTTTTAGAGGAAGCTTTCCAGAGTATATGTTGAATTTTAATAATATTTATAAAGATGGTAAAGTATTTTATCTAAGCAATAATTATCGTTCGGATGGAAATATAGTTAAAATATCAAAAAGGTTTATAGAAAATAATACTACAAGATATAAAAAACCAATAGAAGCAATAAAAGAATGCAAAAACGAAGTGAAAATCATAAAAGCAACTAGTAGAGCAGTACAATGCAAATATATTATTAGAGAAATTAAAGAAACAACTGGCAAAAGCATTGGTATTTTGTACAGAAACAATATTTCTTCTTTGATAATTGCAAATTCACTTTATGAGAATAATATTAGTTTTTATATAAAAGATAATAAAACAAAATTTTTTAAAAGCTTTGTACTATATGACGTGCTTTCATTTATAAATCTTGCTATAAACAGCAAAGATAGAGATGCATTTTCAAGAATATATTATAAAAGCTATACTTACTTTAATAAAAATATGTGCAATTTTGTTTTGAACTATGATAATGATAAATTATCTGTATTTTCTATACTAAAAAGGTGTCCGAATTTACAGTACTATATGTTAGATAGGATTGAAAATTTTGAGTATGATATAAGAAAATTAGAAAAGCTACCTCCGAAAGATATCATAAAATTCATAAAAAGAGATTTAGAGTATCTAGGTTATCTTGAAAAACTGGATGACGATGGTCGAAACAATTTGTCATCTACGTTGATTATTCTTGAAATACTTGACGAAATTGCAGGCTACTGTAGAGATATACAAGAATTTAAAGATAAGATTAATAGTTTGCAAGGTATATTAACTGAATCATCTAAAAATAGAAATTCAGCAATAACCTTGTCCTCTATACATAGCTCAAAAGGACTTGAGTACGATATAGTTTACCTCATAGACAATATTGATGGAGAATTTCCACCAGATAGACGAAAAGAATCAGTTGAAGAATATTTGAAATCGTTAGAAGAGGAAAGAAGAATTTTTTATGTAGGGCTAACAAGAGCAAAAGAAAAATTAAATATTATAGCTCCATATGTTCCATCAGTTTTTGTTGATGAGTTAACAAAGAAGAAAAAAGCAAAATAG
- a CDS encoding HAD family hydrolase has translation MIEAVIFDFDGTLADTSEFILNSFQAVYKLFQGEEKPSEYISEFFGEPLKTTIEREFKEPFEEVFDKYKKYQSEKFSIDVKLFDNAIKTLEYLKNRKIKLAVVTSRMRNSILNALKELKINQYFEVIISVDDTENHKPHKEPLMKAMTLLGVSNENTLYVGDSKFDMECANNASTLSALTGWHSGADKLKGKYLIDYVIDNLWDITNIV, from the coding sequence ATGATAGAAGCAGTAATTTTTGATTTTGATGGAACGTTAGCGGATACTTCTGAATTTATACTAAATTCTTTTCAAGCTGTATATAAATTGTTTCAAGGTGAAGAAAAACCATCTGAGTATATCAGTGAATTTTTTGGGGAACCATTGAAAACAACCATTGAAAGAGAATTCAAAGAACCTTTTGAAGAAGTATTTGACAAATATAAAAAATATCAATCTGAGAAATTTAGTATAGATGTAAAACTATTTGATAATGCAATAAAAACATTAGAATATTTAAAAAACAGAAAAATAAAATTGGCAGTAGTTACATCTAGAATGAGAAATTCAATTTTAAATGCTTTGAAAGAATTAAAAATTAATCAATATTTTGAAGTGATTATTTCAGTTGATGATACTGAAAATCATAAACCACATAAAGAACCACTAATGAAAGCTATGACTTTATTAGGTGTAAGCAATGAAAACACACTTTATGTAGGTGATTCAAAGTTTGATATGGAGTGTGCAAACAATGCAAGCACTCTATCAGCACTTACTGGATGGCATTCAGGAGCTGATAAATTAAAAGGAAAATATTTAATAGATTATGTAATTGATAATTTATGGGATATAACAAATATAGTTTAA
- a CDS encoding Tex family protein, translating into MSEIINLLCKEFNLKLQQVENTVKLIDEGNTIPFIARYRKEQTGSLDDVVLRDLYERLIYLRNLEDRKVEIIRLIDEQGKLTEELRNEILKAEVLQRLEDLYRPFKQKKSTRASKAKEKGLEPLALIILEQNSTSEDFDDMARPFVDVDKGVKNTKAAFAGAMDIIAEKVSDNAEYRKKIREIYLADGTIFTEAVDEEEKTVYEMYYKYEETVKTIANHRVLAINRGESEKKLKVKLKTPDDRIVDYLLTKEINNDNASTFKFYKSAIEDGYKRLIAPSIGREVRNILTDKAEEEAIKVFGKNTKNLLLISPVKDVNVLAVDPSFRTGCKLAALDGTGKLLDYCAVYPNEPRNEVEKSQKLMTDWINKYDIDIITIGNGTASRETEKVVADMLSKIDKKVTYTIVSEAGASVYSASKLAQEEYPDLDVTIRGAISIGRRLQDPLAELVKIDPKSIGVGQYQHDVNQNKLGGALDGVVEDCVNSIGVDLNTASTALLQYVSGVSKSVAKNVVKYREKNGKFSDRKQLIDVKQLGEKAFEQCAGFLRISDGENPLDKTSVHPESYETAKALLKRLNYTIDDVKQSRLRDINQRIATLKIEEKNKSSKIVSNGKRLKGLESLAILKVKEEKKSAKEMFDERIKVLADEFNIGVPTLIDMVAELKKPGRDVRDEMPKPIFRNDILKIGDLKEGMILSGTVRNVVDFGAFVDIGLKNDGLVHLSEMSEKYIKHPFELVQVGDNVTVKIKSIDIERQRIALTMKTN; encoded by the coding sequence ATGTCGGAAATAATAAACTTATTATGTAAAGAATTTAATTTAAAACTTCAGCAGGTGGAAAATACAGTAAAATTAATTGATGAAGGTAATACTATACCTTTTATTGCGAGATATAGAAAAGAGCAAACTGGTTCTTTAGATGATGTTGTTTTAAGAGATTTGTATGAAAGACTAATTTATCTTAGAAATTTAGAAGATAGAAAAGTTGAGATTATAAGATTAATTGATGAACAAGGAAAATTAACTGAAGAATTGAGAAATGAAATATTAAAAGCAGAAGTTCTTCAGAGACTAGAGGATTTATATAGACCATTTAAACAAAAAAAATCAACTAGAGCATCAAAAGCAAAAGAAAAAGGACTAGAACCACTGGCGCTAATAATTTTAGAACAAAATTCTACTTCTGAAGATTTTGATGATATGGCTAGACCTTTCGTAGATGTAGACAAGGGAGTCAAAAATACTAAGGCAGCATTTGCTGGAGCTATGGATATTATAGCTGAAAAAGTTTCGGATAATGCGGAGTATAGGAAAAAAATCAGAGAAATTTATTTAGCAGATGGTACTATTTTTACAGAAGCAGTGGATGAAGAAGAAAAAACAGTTTATGAAATGTATTATAAATATGAAGAAACTGTAAAAACAATTGCGAATCATAGAGTGTTAGCTATAAATAGAGGAGAAAGTGAGAAAAAGCTTAAAGTTAAGCTTAAAACTCCTGATGATAGAATAGTAGATTATCTATTGACAAAAGAAATTAATAATGACAATGCGTCAACATTTAAGTTTTACAAATCAGCTATAGAAGATGGCTATAAAAGGCTTATTGCTCCTTCAATTGGGAGAGAAGTTAGAAATATATTAACTGATAAAGCTGAAGAAGAAGCAATAAAAGTATTTGGTAAAAATACTAAAAATCTTCTTTTGATATCACCAGTTAAAGATGTAAATGTTCTTGCTGTAGATCCAAGCTTTAGAACAGGTTGTAAACTTGCTGCACTTGATGGTACGGGTAAACTATTGGATTACTGTGCTGTATACCCAAATGAGCCTAGAAATGAAGTCGAAAAGTCGCAAAAGCTAATGACGGATTGGATTAATAAATATGACATTGATATAATTACAATAGGAAATGGAACTGCTTCTCGTGAAACAGAAAAAGTTGTAGCTGATATGTTAAGTAAAATTGATAAAAAAGTTACTTATACAATAGTTAGTGAGGCTGGTGCTTCAGTTTATTCAGCTTCAAAATTAGCTCAAGAGGAATATCCTGATTTAGATGTTACTATAAGGGGTGCAATATCTATAGGGAGAAGATTACAAGATCCTTTAGCTGAGCTTGTTAAAATAGATCCTAAAAGCATAGGTGTTGGTCAATATCAACATGATGTAAATCAAAATAAGTTGGGTGGTGCGCTTGATGGAGTTGTAGAGGATTGCGTAAATAGCATAGGCGTTGATTTAAATACAGCTTCTACAGCATTATTACAGTATGTTTCAGGTGTATCAAAATCAGTTGCAAAAAATGTGGTTAAATACAGAGAAAAGAATGGCAAATTTTCTGATAGAAAGCAATTAATTGACGTTAAACAATTAGGAGAAAAAGCATTTGAGCAATGTGCAGGTTTCTTGAGAATTTCCGATGGAGAAAATCCTTTAGACAAAACTTCTGTTCACCCAGAATCGTATGAAACTGCAAAAGCTCTTTTAAAAAGATTAAATTATACAATAGATGATGTTAAACAAAGTAGACTTAGAGATATTAATCAAAGAATAGCAACTTTGAAAATAGAAGAAAAAAATAAAAGCTCGAAAATTGTATCAAATGGTAAAAGATTGAAAGGTCTTGAATCATTAGCAATATTAAAAGTTAAAGAAGAAAAGAAATCTGCTAAAGAAATGTTTGATGAAAGAATAAAAGTATTAGCAGACGAATTTAATATTGGTGTACCAACATTAATTGATATGGTGGCTGAACTTAAGAAGCCTGGTCGTGATGTTAGAGATGAAATGCCAAAGCCTATATTTAGAAACGACATATTAAAAATTGGAGATTTAAAAGAAGGAATGATTTTATCAGGTACTGTTAGAAATGTTGTCGATTTTGGTGCATTTGTAGATATAGGATTAAAAAATGATGGTTTGGTTCATCTTTCAGAAATGTCTGAAAAATACATAAAGCATCCTTTTGAATTAGTGCAGGTTGGCGATAACGTAACTGTTAAAATTAAATCAATAGATATTGAAAGACAAAGAATTGCATTGACAATGAAAACTAATTAA
- the prfB gene encoding peptide chain release factor 2 (programmed frameshift) codes for MIDLYEFTEKLKKFKIILEEVGVSLDIPKLKEDNADFENFMQSPEFWNDTAKAQQISQNLKYNSDTLKQYEDMVSQVEDFELLLDLVKEEDDESQVQELNKEMKSIDKLLEAMKLKTLLNGEYDHNNAILSIHSGAGGTEAQDWAEMLLRMYNRWAESHGYKISMLDILKDTEAGIKSVTILITGDNVYGYLKGEKGVHRLVRISPFDSNNRRHTSFASVDVMPEIADTDKIDINESDLRIDTFRSSGAGGQSVNTTDSAVRITHIPTGVVVSCQNERSQHKNKEFAMKMLQAKLIEIKETEHKEKIEDIQGKYNQIAWGSQIRSYVFHPYSLVKDHRTNTEIANTQSVMDGNLDVFINEYLKYKSICK; via the exons TTGATTGATTTATATGAGTTCACTGAGAAATTGAAAAAATTTAAAATAATCTTAGAAGAGGTAGGTGTTTCCCTT GACATTCCAAAGTTAAAAGAGGATAACGCAGATTTTGAAAATTTTATGCAAAGTCCTGAGTTTTGGAATGACACAGCTAAGGCACAGCAAATATCTCAAAATTTGAAGTACAATAGTGATACTTTAAAGCAATATGAAGATATGGTATCTCAAGTTGAAGACTTTGAGTTGTTATTGGATTTAGTAAAAGAAGAAGACGATGAAAGTCAAGTACAAGAATTAAACAAAGAAATGAAATCTATTGATAAGTTGCTTGAAGCTATGAAACTAAAAACACTGTTAAATGGCGAATATGACCATAATAATGCTATTTTATCTATACATTCTGGTGCTGGAGGAACTGAGGCCCAAGATTGGGCTGAAATGCTACTAAGAATGTATAATAGATGGGCAGAGTCTCATGGATATAAAATAAGTATGCTGGATATTTTAAAAGATACTGAAGCTGGTATAAAAAGTGTTACTATTCTTATAACAGGTGATAATGTATATGGATATTTAAAAGGTGAAAAAGGTGTGCATAGATTAGTTAGAATTTCGCCTTTTGATTCAAATAATAGACGTCATACTTCATTTGCTTCAGTAGATGTTATGCCAGAAATTGCGGATACCGATAAAATTGATATAAATGAATCGGATTTAAGGATTGATACTTTTCGTTCGAGTGGTGCAGGTGGTCAGTCTGTAAATACTACAGATTCAGCTGTAAGGATTACGCATATTCCAACTGGTGTAGTTGTTTCGTGCCAGAATGAAAGATCACAACACAAAAATAAAGAATTTGCAATGAAAATGCTACAAGCCAAGCTTATTGAGATAAAAGAAACTGAGCATAAAGAAAAAATAGAAGATATTCAAGGAAAATATAATCAAATAGCTTGGGGAAGCCAAATAAGGTCATATGTTTTTCATCCATATAGTTTAGTAAAAGACCATAGAACAAATACAGAAATAGCTAATACGCAATCTGTTATGGATGGAAATTTAGATGTATTTATTAATGAATACTTGAAATACAAAAGTATTTGTAAATAA
- the secA gene encoding preprotein translocase subunit SecA, whose translation MKNIFEKIFGSYSEKEVKRIEPIVDKIIELEDDYKSMTDEQLKEKTNEFKKRLQNGETKDDILPEAFATVREAACRTIGLKAYRVQLIGGVVLHQGRIAEMKTGEGKTLVATLPVYLNALEGKGVHVITVNDYLAKTQKEWMGKVYNFLGLTVGCIIHGITSKERRDSYDADITYGTNNEFGFDYLKDNMVIHKEEMVQRDLNFCIVDEVDSILIDEARTPLIISGDGEKSTSLYTLADTFVKYLKGKIQTPEDKKTKMDYLMGNVDEEEDNFDFIIDEKAKNVTLTSKGIEKAENFFHVQNLADSENMEITHHINQALKAHNTMKLDTDYIVKDREVIIVDEFTGRLMYGRRYSNGLHQAIEAKEKLEVRKESKTLATITFQNYFRMYNKLSGMTGTAKTEEEEFREIYGVDVIEIPTNKPVIRNDKTDVVYKSEEGKFKAIVNEIKEKHAMGQPILVGTISIEKSELISRTLKRDGITHEVLNAKQHDKEADIVAQAGRFGSVTIATNMAGRGTDIVLGGNPEFLAKHKMKAKGYSEELISVCDSFNESQDEEVLEVRKVYKELLEQAKKDLKDEQDKVKEVGGLYIIGTERHESRRIDNQLRGRAGRQGDAGASKFFISLEDDLIRLFAGDRIRTLVETLKLPEDEPLEHKMLTKTIETAQGRVEGRNFNIRKHVLQYDNVMNKQREVIYSERRKVLLGENLKDNISSMIDDLINKGIAMYTSDDKYPEEWDFESLKAYISEIFSINYNMKIENIETLTKDKLFKMIRQVADTIYSKKEEEFGIDKFREVERIVLLRCVDTLWMDHIDAMDQLRQGIGLRAFGNEDPVRAYQVEGYDMFEELIENIKNDTVKMLFRVMPQQQMQRKAVAKITGTNSSGNSEVKKKPVVRKEKKIGRNDLCPCGSGLKYKKCCGKNE comes from the coding sequence ATGAAAAACATTTTTGAAAAAATCTTTGGCTCATATAGCGAAAAAGAAGTAAAAAGAATCGAACCAATAGTTGATAAAATTATTGAATTAGAAGATGATTATAAAAGTATGACAGATGAACAGCTAAAAGAAAAAACTAATGAATTTAAAAAAAGATTGCAAAATGGTGAAACTAAGGATGATATTTTACCAGAGGCTTTTGCAACAGTTAGAGAAGCTGCATGTAGAACCATAGGCTTAAAAGCATATAGAGTACAGCTTATTGGTGGAGTAGTTTTACATCAAGGAAGAATAGCAGAAATGAAAACTGGTGAAGGTAAGACATTAGTGGCTACATTACCGGTATATTTAAATGCACTTGAGGGTAAAGGTGTACATGTTATTACTGTAAATGATTATCTTGCAAAAACTCAAAAAGAGTGGATGGGAAAGGTCTATAACTTTTTAGGATTAACTGTTGGTTGTATAATACATGGAATAACCTCAAAAGAAAGACGTGATAGTTATGATGCTGATATAACATATGGAACAAATAACGAATTTGGATTTGACTATCTAAAAGATAATATGGTTATTCACAAAGAAGAAATGGTTCAAAGAGATTTAAACTTCTGTATTGTCGATGAAGTAGATAGTATACTTATTGATGAAGCAAGAACACCTCTTATTATATCAGGAGACGGAGAAAAATCTACAAGTCTTTATACATTAGCAGATACATTTGTTAAATATCTTAAAGGTAAAATTCAAACTCCAGAAGATAAAAAAACAAAGATGGATTATTTAATGGGCAATGTTGATGAAGAAGAAGACAATTTTGATTTTATAATTGATGAAAAAGCTAAAAACGTTACATTAACTAGTAAAGGTATAGAAAAAGCAGAAAATTTCTTCCATGTTCAAAACTTAGCTGATTCTGAGAATATGGAAATAACACACCACATCAATCAAGCATTAAAAGCTCACAATACTATGAAATTAGATACAGATTATATAGTTAAAGACCGAGAAGTAATAATAGTTGATGAATTTACAGGAAGACTTATGTATGGTAGAAGATATTCTAATGGTCTTCATCAAGCTATTGAAGCTAAAGAAAAATTAGAGGTTAGAAAAGAATCTAAAACTTTAGCAACAATTACATTTCAAAATTATTTTAGAATGTATAACAAACTTTCAGGTATGACCGGTACAGCAAAAACAGAAGAAGAAGAATTCAGGGAAATATATGGTGTTGACGTAATTGAAATACCTACTAATAAACCTGTTATTAGAAATGATAAAACAGATGTTGTTTATAAATCTGAAGAAGGAAAATTCAAAGCAATCGTAAATGAAATTAAAGAAAAACATGCAATGGGTCAACCGATATTAGTTGGTACAATTTCAATTGAAAAATCTGAACTTATAAGTAGAACGCTTAAAAGAGATGGAATTACTCATGAAGTATTAAATGCAAAGCAACATGATAAAGAGGCTGATATAGTTGCTCAAGCTGGAAGATTTGGTTCTGTAACAATAGCAACGAATATGGCTGGTAGAGGTACAGATATTGTTCTTGGAGGTAATCCAGAGTTTTTAGCTAAGCATAAAATGAAAGCTAAAGGCTACAGTGAAGAGTTGATTTCAGTTTGCGATAGTTTCAATGAATCTCAGGATGAAGAAGTTTTAGAAGTTAGAAAAGTATATAAAGAGCTTTTAGAACAAGCTAAAAAAGATCTTAAGGATGAACAAGATAAGGTTAAAGAAGTAGGCGGTTTATATATAATTGGTACTGAAAGACATGAGTCAAGACGTATTGATAATCAATTAAGAGGTCGTGCTGGTAGACAAGGTGATGCAGGAGCTTCTAAATTCTTTATTTCTTTAGAAGATGATTTAATTAGATTGTTTGCTGGAGATAGGATAAGAACGCTAGTTGAAACGTTGAAATTGCCAGAAGATGAACCATTAGAGCATAAAATGTTAACAAAAACTATTGAAACTGCTCAAGGAAGAGTTGAAGGTAGAAACTTTAACATAAGAAAGCATGTACTTCAATATGATAATGTAATGAACAAGCAAAGAGAAGTAATCTATTCTGAGAGAAGAAAAGTACTTCTTGGTGAAAATCTTAAAGATAATATCAGCAGTATGATAGACGATTTAATCAATAAGGGTATAGCAATGTATACTTCTGATGATAAATATCCTGAGGAATGGGATTTTGAAAGCTTAAAGGCTTATATAAGCGAGATATTTTCAATTAATTACAATATGAAAATTGAAAACATAGAAACCTTGACTAAGGATAAGCTTTTTAAAATGATCAGACAAGTTGCTGACACAATATATTCTAAAAAAGAAGAAGAATTTGGTATAGATAAATTTAGAGAAGTTGAAAGAATTGTTCTGTTAAGATGTGTAGATACACTTTGGATGGATCATATTGATGCAATGGATCAGCTTAGACAAGGAATTGGTTTAAGAGCATTTGGAAACGAAGACCCAGTTAGAGCATATCAAGTTGAAGGATATGATATGTTTGAGGAATTAATTGAAAATATCAAAAATGATACAGTTAAAATGTTATTTAGAGTAATGCCTCAACAACAAATGCAAAGAAAAGCGGTTGCTAAAATAACTGGAACTAATTCTAGTGGAAATAGTGAAGTTAAGAAAAAGCCTGTTGTTAGAAAAGAGAAAAAAATTGGTCGTAATGATTTGTGCCCATGTGGAAGTGGATTGAAATACAAAAAATGTTGTGGTAAAAATGAATAG
- a CDS encoding NAD(P)/FAD-dependent oxidoreductase, whose translation MKTRVAIIGGGASGLMAAIVAAKNNADVTIYEKSNRVGKKILATGNGRCNYTNINTSVNNYHGKNVDIINDVLDIFSVQNTLDFFEDIGIYPYFDESGKVYPYSLQASSVLDNLRLEAVKHNVKELTECNIRNLRKSKGQFDIITDDKIYNADKIIICTGGRAGSQFGCSGDGYKMADSLGHKTVTTFPALVQLKLESVFLKKISGVRYEGAVTSFVNSKVIRKEDGEILFTDYGISGPPVLQLSRETIEKLNTGQKVYLQVDSFPNLSKNELFELLKERFIKLKDRSLADTLIGLLNKKLIPVVLSEALNNYKDLTYSKLNKKQIYSIVNILKEWKFRVIGHNGWNQAQTTAGGVSLENIDINTFESKKVKGLYFAGEILDIDGDCGGFNLQFAWSSGYIAGYNASK comes from the coding sequence ATGAAAACAAGAGTAGCTATCATTGGTGGTGGTGCATCTGGATTGATGGCGGCTATCGTAGCTGCAAAAAATAATGCAGATGTAACAATTTATGAGAAATCGAATAGAGTAGGTAAAAAAATACTTGCAACTGGCAATGGAAGATGTAACTATACAAATATTAATACGTCAGTAAATAATTATCACGGCAAAAATGTAGATATTATAAATGATGTATTGGATATTTTTAGTGTACAAAATACTCTTGACTTTTTTGAAGATATTGGTATTTATCCTTATTTTGATGAAAGTGGAAAGGTATATCCTTATTCATTACAAGCTTCAAGTGTTTTAGATAATCTAAGACTTGAGGCAGTAAAACACAATGTAAAAGAATTGACAGAATGTAATATTAGGAATTTAAGAAAATCAAAAGGTCAATTTGATATAATTACTGATGATAAAATATACAATGCAGATAAAATAATTATATGTACAGGTGGGAGAGCAGGTTCTCAATTTGGATGTAGTGGTGATGGATATAAAATGGCAGATAGCTTAGGTCATAAAACTGTTACAACGTTTCCAGCATTAGTACAATTAAAATTAGAATCAGTATTTCTTAAAAAAATTTCTGGTGTTAGATATGAAGGTGCGGTTACTTCTTTCGTAAATAGTAAAGTTATAAGAAAAGAAGATGGAGAAATATTATTTACTGATTATGGTATATCAGGTCCACCAGTATTGCAATTGAGTAGAGAAACTATAGAAAAATTAAATACTGGTCAAAAAGTATATCTTCAAGTCGATAGCTTTCCAAATTTATCAAAAAATGAACTATTTGAACTATTAAAAGAAAGGTTTATAAAATTGAAGGATAGAAGTTTAGCTGATACTCTTATTGGTTTACTCAACAAAAAACTAATACCAGTGGTATTGTCAGAAGCTTTGAATAATTATAAAGATTTAACTTACTCGAAACTTAATAAGAAACAAATTTACTCTATAGTAAATATACTTAAAGAGTGGAAATTTAGAGTTATAGGTCATAATGGATGGAATCAAGCTCAAACGACAGCTGGTGGAGTTTCACTAGAAAATATAGATATTAACACATTTGAATCAAAAAAAGTAAAAGGATTATATTTTGCAGGAGAAATTCTGGATATTGATGGTGATTGTGGTGGATTTAATTTACAATTTGCATGGAGTTCGGGATATATTGCAGGATATAATGCATCTAAATAA